A segment of the Anaerolineae bacterium genome:
CGCCTGTGCGCCAGCTGCCACACCCACCCCCGAAGTCCAACCCGTCGAGACAGCAGCAGAACCAGTCGCCAGCGGTGAATGGTCTTTAGCCAAAGCTGCCGAACCCTGGCGCGGTCAGACCCTGCGCCTCATCGGCGAAGCCCTTCCCCCTCTGGAAGCCCTGGAACAACTGAAGGGTCAATTCGAAGAGATCACCGGCACCAAAGTGATCATTGAAGGGCTCGGGCATGAAGAAGCCGTTGAAAAGGTGACCCTGGACTTTGCTGGTCAAACTGGAGTCTACGATGTCGTCCTTCAACCCCATCGCGCCCTAGGTAAGCTGGTCAATAGCGGCTGGTTGCGCCCCATCGACGAATTTTATAACAACCCCGCCCTACGCGATCCCAATTTCAGCTACGAAGGATCGCTCCTGAACACCGTCTGGTTCCGTGAGACGAACACCTATCAGGGTAAGGTCTATGGCTTGCCCTTCCACTTTATCAGCATGTACCTCTGGTACCGCTATGACTGGTTCGATCACCCAGACGAGCAGGCAGCTTTCAAGGAAAAATATGGGTATGATCTCCCCTCGCCGCCGGTGACCTGGGAAGAATACATGGATGTAGCCGAATTCTTCACCCGTAAGGCAGGTGAAACCCTGGCTGGCGAGACCCTGACCTATGACGTTTATGGGCATACCTGGGGTGGTGCCCGTCATGTAACCGCCTGGTATGATTTCCTCAATGTCATCTATTCGTTTGGCGGGCGGGATATTGCCTTGCCGGATAACCGCGGCGATTCCTACGGGCCAGTGGTTGTCAACTCGCCCGAAAACCTCGAGGCATTGAAGTTCATCATCGAGTCATTGAAGTACGCCCCGCCTGGCGTCCTAAGCTCCACCTGGGATGAAAAACAAGCCGCTCAGCAATCCGGGCTGGTTGCCATGGCAATTCAATGGGACGATGCAGCCTTTGCTGTAGAGGACCCAGAGCAATCCAAAGCAGCTGGAAAAATTGCTTATAGCGGCGTTCCCATCAAGAAAGACAAAATGACCCAGATTGAGGGATGGGATTATCTGATCCCCACCAGCTCTAAAAAGCCCGAACTGGCGTGGCTCTTCGTCCAGTGGGCGATGGGTAAGGAAATCCAGATTGCCCAAATGAAACTGGGTGGCCAATCGGCATTGATCACCACTTATGACGATCCCGAAGTGCTGGCTATTCCGTATGTGCCAACATCGGTGTACTTGAAGACCGGTGGACAAACCGTTTTGAGTGTGCGCAAAGTTGGTGACCCCAGCGGTGTAGGAGTCCCGGAACGCTATGTAAACGCCACCAACCCATTGACAGGTGATACCTCGGTCAGCATTATCGCCAAACCCACCTTCCCAGAAGAAGAGCGGGTCACGGAGGCGATCATCCTATGGGTTAATCGTGCGCTAACCGGCGAGGTCACGCCAGAGGTCGCCCTTCAAGAACTGGAGAAGGAATTGAAATCCATTCTCCCGGCTCAATAAGGAATTTGTTTTGGAAGGGACGCGCTTTTTATCCGGCGCGTCCCTCTCTACGGTTCGATTCATTTTACTTTGTGATCGAAAGGAGCCCGGCATGAACATAGGAGATAAAATTACCTGGGCGTATCGCTTGCTCTTTATTCTGATGTTGATCTGGCTACGTTTCATCGAACAGTACATTTCTATTTGGGGCGTTTGG
Coding sequences within it:
- a CDS encoding Maltose/maltodextrin ABC transporter, substrate binding periplasmic protein MalE; translated protein: MYRQATIWFSIFIIGPLILGACAPAATPTPEVQPVETAAEPVASGEWSLAKAAEPWRGQTLRLIGEALPPLEALEQLKGQFEEITGTKVIIEGLGHEEAVEKVTLDFAGQTGVYDVVLQPHRALGKLVNSGWLRPIDEFYNNPALRDPNFSYEGSLLNTVWFRETNTYQGKVYGLPFHFISMYLWYRYDWFDHPDEQAAFKEKYGYDLPSPPVTWEEYMDVAEFFTRKAGETLAGETLTYDVYGHTWGGARHVTAWYDFLNVIYSFGGRDIALPDNRGDSYGPVVVNSPENLEALKFIIESLKYAPPGVLSSTWDEKQAAQQSGLVAMAIQWDDAAFAVEDPEQSKAAGKIAYSGVPIKKDKMTQIEGWDYLIPTSSKKPELAWLFVQWAMGKEIQIAQMKLGGQSALITTYDDPEVLAIPYVPTSVYLKTGGQTVLSVRKVGDPSGVGVPERYVNATNPLTGDTSVSIIAKPTFPEEERVTEAIILWVNRALTGEVTPEVALQELEKELKSILPAQ